Sequence from the Miscanthus floridulus cultivar M001 unplaced genomic scaffold, ASM1932011v1 fs_460_1_2, whole genome shotgun sequence genome:
GATGGAGTATATCATCGTACTAGACCATCTAGAGTACTATATATGACAAGTATGtatgtatacttagagtatatggttatatttattttatatgttactatcatagtattatataatatattaaaaaatatgtgtccttttgaatttttttcacatagtaaagatatggagtatcttaatattagtatgtcaacatACTCAAACTAATAAATGAGTATGCACACATACGCAacgtgatttattgattatgGAAGTAACTACTCcagggagtatatatatatatatatatatatatatatatatatatatatatatatatatatatatatatatatatatatatatatatatatatatatatatatatatatagttaaatgcaccagagatccattaacttgtgaggaagtttcagttgagtccatcaacttccaaagtgactttttaggtccataaacttttaaaatgattCACTGCAGTCCATatctatttatttaaccttaaattcaaagtAAATTTGTAAAAAACCCCTTCCCACACGCATGCAGGTGCATGCATGGCCCTCATCCGcgcgccttcctccccgcgcAGCAGCTCCTCCACGGCCGCGGCCACCCCGGCGCGCGTCATGCCCGCCTCGAACGGAGCTTGCCTGCTGGGTTGGCGGCGTCGGACAAGAACTCGACGTCGTTGcagcacgacggcggcggcggcttcaagGACAGCGACGCGACGTTCGTGGCGGATCAGGCAGAGGGCACCGCGACGGCCACGccagcggcgacggcgacggccagCATTGGGAAGCAAGTGATCGAGGCCCTGGAGAGGGGCAACCGGGCGCTGGCGCAGCATCTGGAGGAGCACAGGCGCAGCTGGGACGCCGACAGGGAGCAACGGGCAGCTCTCCTCCGCGCCATGGACAGGGTCGCCGACGCCGTCTGCAGGATCGACGATAAGCTCTGAGGGTCCGGGACGCCGACGCGAGCTGCATGGGATGCTTCGGTTGCCTTCGCCGTGGACTCAATGAAGAATGACAAATACAAGACATGCATGCGTAGATGCATTCAGAATTTCAGATAGCAGTGCACATGAAGCAAGGacgatatatatatacaatgttTCTCAATGGAGCTGGAGCCCGTCAGTTCAGGCTTCCGTGGTGGTATGGTAGTAACAGTGAAGTCACTCCATCCTTCACTGCATTTCGACAGAcagtctccatctccatctccacacGTTCAGTGTCCGTTGTCCCActggatctccatctccatcttcaCTGCATGTAGTTATCTGATTTTTGAGAATGAACAAGGCATATATATATGAGGACATGAAGGACCAGACAGCGTACATGATGCCCAGGCTCCCGATGACGGCGCCCTTGATGAGCCCCTGCTTGATGCCGAGCGCCGTGCTCCGGGCCAGGGCGCGCCCGAACCGCTCCAGCGTCTGCCGCTCCCCGCGGTACGACACCACGGTGCGGATGGACGACACCGCCTGCTCGGCGACGCCGCCGGCCTCCTCGTACGCCGCGCGCGCCTCCCCCGCCGCGGCGGCCATGCGTTTGCCCAGGACCACACTCGGGGCCACGAAGAGGAGCGTGAACGGGAGGCCCGCCAGCGCGAGCCGCCACGCGAAGACGAAGGACACGACCAGCGCGCCGAAGA
This genomic interval carries:
- the LOC136531855 gene encoding ABC transporter B family member 15-like isoform X2, whose protein sequence is MELGVLGSFGDGMMQPLSMLVLGDIVNSYGGAGTADSAFSSSAVDKLPNVLANMTLFFGALVVSFVFAWRLALAGLPFTLLFVAPSVVLGKRMAAAAGEARAAYEEAGGVAEQAVSSIRTVVSYRGERQTLERFGRALARSTALGIKQGLIKGAVIGSLGIIEDGDGDPVGQRTLNVWRWRWRLSVEMQ
- the LOC136531855 gene encoding ABC transporter B family member 15-like isoform X1, with translation MELGVLGSFGDGMMQPLSMLVLGDIVNSYGGAGTADSAFSSSAVDKVSSQPPTYVPLSHFPAWAGGVLRHVRAISPCALHLHARRCRAGPLNLSSSMLQLPNVLANMTLFFGALVVSFVFAWRLALAGLPFTLLFVAPSVVLGKRMAAAAGEARAAYEEAGGVAEQAVSSIRTVVSYRGERQTLERFGRALARSTALGIKQGLIKGAVIGSLGIIEDGDGDPVGQRTLNVWRWRWRLSVEMQ